The following are from one region of the Mixophyes fleayi isolate aMixFle1 chromosome 7, aMixFle1.hap1, whole genome shotgun sequence genome:
- the WDR24 gene encoding GATOR2 complex protein WDR24, which yields MEKMARVTTALGGNTLTGRTMFCHLDAPANAISVCRDAAQVVVAGRNIFKIYSMEEDHFAEKLNLRVGRKPSLNFSCADVVWHQMDENLLATAATNGVVVTWNLGKPSRNKQDQLFTEHKRTVNKVCFHPTEVYMLLSGSQDGYMKCFDLRKKDSVSTFSGQSESVRDVQFSIRDYFTFAATFENGNVQLWDIRRPDRFERMFTAHNGPVFCCDWHPEDRGWLATGGRDKMVKVWDMNTNRAKEIYCVQTIASVARVKWRPERKYHIGTCSMMVDHNIYVWDVRRPFIPFATFEEHKDVTTGIIWRHSHDPYFLLSGSKDSTLYQHIFRDARRPIDRANPEGLCYGLFGDLAFAAKESLISSSSSSHDSNRKPYDRRHPIFFLRKPDPMEQFENISSGLTVFETGGGDMGWFVATAERYVLAGRSLTELCDHNAKVARELNRWQVAQTWTMLRIIYCSPGTVPPTNLNHTLGKSGNTLPLLNSFNLKEMPSGMGNEARLEHSKGDSRADSSLMDPTTINNDENEETEGSDVPADYLLGDVEGDEDELYMVDHEHPHPEEQEYVLPQEGFPLRHEITDTPSALDHLQDKADSPHVSGNEAETVSLTPVESFSLISISHALYENRLPSEFFNPTVRDMLCFYAEQGDVQMAASVLIVLGERIRKEIDEQTQEHWFTSYIDLLQRFKLWNVSNQVIKLSTCSAINCLNQASTTLHINCSNCKRPMSNKGWICDRCRQCASMCAVCHHVVKGLFVWCQGCGHGGHLQHLMNWMQTNSHCPAGCGHPCEYS from the exons ATGGAGAAAATGGCGAGGGTCACCACGGCCCTGGGCGGGAACACCCTGACCGGCCGAACCATGTTCTGTCACCTTGACGCCCCTGCCAACGCCATAAGTGTTTGCCGCGATGCCGCTCAAGTGGTGGTTGCCGGGCGCAACATCTTCAAAATCTACTCCATGGAAGAAGACCACTTTGCGGAAAAGCTAAACCTAAGGGTAGGCCGCAAGCCTTCTCTTAATTTTAGCTGTGCCGATGTGGTGTGGCACCAAATGGACGAGAATCTCCTGGCGACGGCGGCCACCAATGGGGTAGTGGTGACCTGGAATCTGGGCAAACCGTCCAGGAACAAACAGGACCAGCTCTTTACCGAGCACAAGAGGACAGTAAACAAAGTCTGCTTCCACCCCACAGAGGTCTACATGTTACTCAGCGGCTCCCAGGATGGCTACATGAAGTGCTTTGACCTGCGTAAAAAGGACTCTGTCAGCACCTTCTCAG GACAGTCGGAGAGCGTGAGAGACGTACAGTTTAGCATTCGGGACTACTTCACCTTCGCCGCCACCTTCGAGAACGGGAATGTACAACTGTGGGACATCCGGAGGCCGGACCGATTCGAGCGCATGTTTACTGCCCACAATGGACCCGTCTTCTGCTGTGACTGGCACCCTGAGGACCG AGGATGGCTGGCGACTGGTGGGCGTGATAAGATGGTGAAAGTGTGGGACATGAACACTAACCGAGCCAAGGAGATCTACTGTGTACAGACCATCGCCTCCGTGGCCCGGGTCAAGTGGCGGCCTGAGAGGAAGTACCATATAGGCACCTGCTCGATGATGGTGGACCATAACATCTACGTGTGGGACGTACGGCGACCGTTTATTCCATTTGCTACTTTTGAGGAACACAAAGATGTAACGACGGGCATCATTTGGCGTCACTCACACGACCCTTATTTCTTGCTCTCGGGCTCTAAGGACAGCACTCTGTACCAGCACATCTTCAGAGACGCCAGGAGGCCGATAGACAGGGCTAATCCGGAAGGCCTCTGTTATGGTCTTTTCGGGGACTTGGCCTTTGCAGCCAAGGAAAGCCTcatttcttcctcctcctcctcgcaTGACTCCAACAGGAAACCCTACGACCGGCGGCATCCCATCTTCTTCCTGAGGAAACCGGACCCCATGGAACAGTTTGAGAACATCTCTAGCGGTCTGACCGTGTTTGAGACGGGGGGTGGAGACATGGGCTGGTTTGTAGCCACAGCGGAGAGATATGTGCTGGCGGGGCGATCTCTGACAGAACTTTGTGACCATAACGCCAAAGTGGCTAGAGAACTCAACAGGTGGCAG GTTGCTCAGACGTGGACGATGCTAAGAATCATCTACTGCAGCCCGGGTACCGTGCCGCCTACCAATCTCAACCACACCCTGGGCAAAAGTGGCAACACACTGCCCCTTCTCAACAG CTTCAACCTCAAAGAGATGCCTTCAGGGATGGGCAACGAGGCTCGGCTGGAGCACAGCAAGGGAGACAGCCGGGCGGACAGCAGTCTTATGGACCCCACCACCATAAACAACGATG AAAATGAAGAGACGGAGGGCAGTGACGTTCCTGCGGACTACCTGCTGGGAGACGTAGAGGGTGACGAGGACGAGCTGTATATGGTGGACCATGAACATCCTCACC CTGAGGAACAAGAATACGTCCTCCCTCAGGAGGGCTTCCCCCTGCGTCACGAGATCACGGACACCCCCTCGGCTCTGGACCACCTGCAGGATAAGGCCGACTCTCCCCACGTGAGCGGCAACGAGGCGGAGACGGTGTCCCTGACCCCGGTGGAATCCTTCTCTCTCATCTCCATCTCCCACGCCTTGTACGAAAACCGGCTCCCTAGCGAGTTCTTCAACCCCACCGTGCGGGACATGTTGTGCTTCTACGCCGAGCAGGGGGACGTGCAGATGGCTGCCTCCGTTCTCATCGTGCTGGGAGAGCGAATCCGCAAGGAAATAGATGAGCAGACCCAG GAGCACTGGTTCACCTCCTACATCGACCTGCTCCAGCGGTTCAAGCTGTGGAACGTCTCCAACCAGGTGATCAAGCTGAGCACCTGCAGCGCCATCAACTGCCTCAACCAGGCCTCCACCACCCTCCACATCAACTGCAGCAACTGCAAGAGACCGATGAGCAACAAGGGCTGGATCTGTGACCG GTGCCGGCAGTGTGCCAGTATGTGTGCAGTGTGCCACCACGTGGTGAAGGGCTTGTTTGTCTGGTGCCAGGGCTGTGGGCATGGCGGCCACCTACAGCACCTCATGAACTGGATGCAGACGAACTCCCATTGTCCGGCGGGCTGCGGACACCCCTGTGAATACAGCTGA